In Pseudomonas alcaliphila JAB1, a single window of DNA contains:
- a CDS encoding efflux RND transporter periplasmic adaptor subunit: MPRHSPLSTLLGLLFLAFSPLLWADDPLLDSPTPTATQPGERQVRGVLRAQNQAVLSSELPGRIIEMPFSDGQDFNKGDVLVRFDCSAYQAQLNAAQAATRATREELNHKKQLAALNSVGRFEVALAEARQAQAQAETQVYQVQVKRCSVVAPFNGRVVLRRAQPHESVASGTPLLDVVDNGTLEIYLLVPSSWLSRLQPGQTFDFTPDETGQPLKATVKRLGARIDEGSQTLLLIGSLSDDAKGLLAGMSGTAQFQVAE; encoded by the coding sequence ATGCCGCGCCACAGCCCTCTTTCGACCCTCCTTGGACTGCTGTTCTTGGCGTTCAGCCCACTACTCTGGGCCGACGACCCGCTGCTCGATTCACCGACTCCCACCGCCACCCAACCCGGTGAGCGCCAGGTGCGCGGCGTGTTGCGCGCGCAAAACCAGGCGGTACTGTCCAGCGAACTGCCTGGCCGCATCATCGAAATGCCGTTCAGCGATGGCCAGGATTTCAACAAGGGCGACGTTCTGGTGCGCTTTGACTGCAGCGCTTACCAGGCCCAGCTCAATGCGGCCCAAGCCGCCACTCGCGCCACCCGTGAAGAGCTGAACCACAAGAAGCAGTTGGCCGCCCTCAATTCGGTCGGCCGCTTCGAAGTGGCGCTGGCCGAGGCTCGGCAGGCCCAGGCTCAGGCGGAAACCCAGGTGTATCAGGTACAGGTGAAGCGCTGCAGCGTCGTCGCTCCCTTCAATGGCCGTGTGGTTCTGCGCCGCGCGCAACCCCACGAAAGCGTGGCCAGTGGTACCCCACTGCTGGATGTCGTGGATAACGGCACGCTGGAAATTTATCTGCTGGTGCCGTCCAGTTGGCTAAGCCGCCTGCAGCCGGGCCAAACCTTCGACTTCACCCCCGACGAAACCGGCCAGCCGCTCAAGGCCACGGTCAAGCGCCTGGGTGCGCGTATCGATGAGGGCAGCCAAACCCTTCTGCTGATCGGCAGCCTGTCCGACGATGCCAAGGGCCTGCTCGCTGGCATGAGTGGCACGGCCCAGTTCCAGGTGGCGGAATGA
- a CDS encoding efflux RND transporter periplasmic adaptor subunit translates to MMLPALRPDLQLSPAAPGLDGAPQWTLADPLRGRYFKLGAAAVRLLRHWTLGEPQRVLAAANAEPGLPLGQAELEDMLRFLSSHDLIAALDENQRASYAMKAAAQRQSPWKRVLHQYLFFRIPLWRPDPFLNRAWPVLERHGPWLLRWGLPLVFVLGLFLVMRDWQRFLATFPHLFSLGGALAFAIALTFAKLCHEFGHAFMAKRAGCRVQSMGLAFMVLLPMFYTDVSDAWRVRDRRSRLLIGAGGVFAELLLAVLALLAWSLLPDGPLRTSAFMLASATWITTLVINLNPFMRFDGYFLISDLWGVDNLQNRAFALCRWRLREALFGYGEPAPEPWSPSMTRRLLIWGYGSWIWRAILFLGIALAVYHLFFKVLGIFLMVVELLWFIGLPIWRELGEWWQRREQADSRKVLITGLSLGAVLLVLIVPWRSSVEIPALLEASRTSALHAPVAARLKAVHVQDGQSVAAGDLLLELDSPDLDSRQAIVRRETEILQLQLRRQSARSETAADAGILEQRLAEAVAEYRGLAAQRERLQLRAAQAGVVRDLQRDLSADRWLHPGESLARIVEPGLRLRGYLAEENLWRIETGSEGRFIADDPARPAVKVRLDEVDATGVAYLELEALSSDHRGPIAIRRDAQRRAEPVQAQYGVRLTLLDNDIHPDHPLRGVVILDGERQSLLGAAWRRIAALGVRESGF, encoded by the coding sequence CTGATGCTGCCTGCCCTGCGCCCCGATCTGCAGCTATCACCGGCGGCGCCTGGCCTCGACGGCGCCCCGCAATGGACGCTGGCCGACCCGCTACGCGGTCGCTACTTCAAACTCGGCGCCGCCGCCGTGCGCCTGCTGCGTCACTGGACACTGGGCGAACCGCAGCGCGTATTGGCGGCCGCCAATGCCGAGCCTGGCCTGCCCTTGGGTCAGGCCGAACTCGAGGACATGCTGCGCTTTCTCAGCAGCCATGACCTGATCGCCGCCCTGGACGAAAACCAGCGTGCCAGCTACGCGATGAAAGCCGCCGCTCAGCGCCAAAGCCCGTGGAAACGGGTACTGCATCAATACCTGTTCTTCCGCATTCCGCTGTGGCGGCCCGATCCCTTCCTCAATCGCGCCTGGCCCGTGCTCGAACGCCACGGCCCCTGGCTGCTGCGCTGGGGCCTGCCGCTGGTCTTTGTACTGGGCTTGTTCCTGGTGATGCGCGATTGGCAGCGCTTTCTCGCCACCTTCCCCCACCTGTTCAGCCTCGGTGGCGCATTGGCCTTCGCCATCGCGCTGACCTTCGCCAAGCTCTGTCATGAGTTCGGCCACGCCTTCATGGCCAAGCGCGCCGGCTGCCGGGTACAGAGCATGGGCCTGGCCTTCATGGTGTTGCTGCCGATGTTCTACACCGATGTCAGCGACGCCTGGCGCGTGCGCGACCGGCGCTCGCGACTGCTGATCGGTGCAGGCGGCGTGTTCGCCGAGCTGCTGCTGGCGGTGCTGGCATTGCTGGCCTGGTCATTGCTGCCGGACGGCCCCTTGCGTACCTCGGCCTTCATGCTGGCCAGCGCGACCTGGATCACCACGTTGGTGATCAACCTCAATCCCTTCATGCGCTTCGATGGCTACTTCCTGATCAGCGATCTGTGGGGTGTGGATAACCTGCAGAACCGTGCCTTCGCCCTGTGTCGCTGGCGCCTGCGCGAAGCCCTGTTCGGCTATGGCGAACCGGCACCGGAACCCTGGTCACCCAGCATGACCCGGCGTCTGCTGATCTGGGGCTACGGCTCCTGGATATGGCGCGCGATCCTGTTCCTCGGCATCGCCCTGGCGGTCTATCACCTGTTCTTCAAGGTGCTCGGCATCTTCCTGATGGTGGTTGAGCTGCTGTGGTTCATTGGCCTGCCCATCTGGCGCGAGCTGGGCGAATGGTGGCAACGCCGTGAACAGGCCGACTCACGCAAGGTGCTGATTACCGGCCTGAGCCTTGGCGCGGTACTGCTGGTGCTGATCGTGCCCTGGCGCAGCTCGGTGGAAATACCTGCGCTGCTCGAAGCCTCACGCACCAGCGCCCTGCATGCGCCGGTGGCCGCGCGCTTGAAAGCCGTGCACGTGCAGGACGGGCAGAGCGTGGCGGCCGGTGACCTGCTGCTGGAACTGGATTCGCCCGATCTGGACTCGCGCCAGGCCATCGTCCGGCGCGAGACCGAAATTCTTCAGCTGCAACTGCGCCGCCAGTCCGCACGCAGCGAAACGGCGGCCGATGCGGGCATCCTCGAACAACGCCTGGCCGAAGCAGTAGCCGAGTACCGCGGCCTGGCCGCCCAGCGTGAGCGCCTGCAGCTACGCGCAGCGCAGGCTGGCGTGGTACGCGACCTGCAACGCGACCTGAGCGCGGATCGCTGGCTGCACCCTGGCGAATCACTTGCACGCATCGTCGAGCCGGGACTACGCCTGCGCGGCTATCTGGCCGAAGAAAATCTCTGGCGGATCGAAACGGGCAGCGAAGGACGCTTCATCGCTGACGACCCGGCCCGCCCGGCGGTGAAAGTGCGCCTGGACGAAGTGGACGCCACCGGCGTCGCCTATCTGGAACTGGAAGCGCTCAGTTCGGATCACCGCGGCCCCATCGCCATACGCCGTGACGCACAGCGCCGCGCGGAACCGGTGCAAGCACAGTACGGCGTACGCCTGACGCTATTGGATAACGACATCCATCCCGATCACCCCTTGCGCGGTGTGGTGATACTGGACGGAGAGCGACAGTCGCTACTCGGCGCGGCCTGGCGACGGATCGCGGCGCTCGGCGTGCGCGAAAGTGGTTTTTAA
- a CDS encoding HlyD family efflux transporter periplasmic adaptor subunit — MNAPLPSTAERVFALFLGLEQQARKAGNTEQLAFAMVNDGQALFGFRHAALLIAGKVQALTAISVVEAHAPFVAFVERATSALLKHGRLGEGHSVDPAQLDEQARADMNDLSAPHAYWLPLKSRSGETFGGLWLARDTPFSEAEQSLLRQLADTYAHAWLALQPHKPWRMRWPRKKLLAVAAALSLLLLIPVRQSVLAPAEVVPLGGRVVAAPLDGVIAEFLVKPNQSVAAGDLLVRFEATSLKAQADVAERALGVAEAELKANSQRAFADAESSARLDLLAARVEQKRAERDYARQLLARSEVRAERSGIAVFADAERLTGKPVQTGERLMQIADPSQAELRIELPVGDAIALQPGAEVALFLDSDPLNRHEAQLERSAYEAQTTAAGQLAYRLDARFVDTPPRVGLRGTAKLFGDRAPLAYYLLRRPLAAARQSLGF, encoded by the coding sequence ATGAACGCACCGCTGCCCAGCACGGCCGAACGCGTATTCGCCCTGTTCCTCGGGCTCGAGCAACAGGCGCGCAAGGCCGGTAATACCGAGCAACTGGCCTTCGCCATGGTCAATGACGGCCAGGCACTGTTCGGTTTCCGCCACGCCGCCCTGCTGATCGCCGGCAAGGTGCAGGCATTGACCGCTATCAGCGTGGTGGAAGCGCATGCACCGTTCGTGGCCTTCGTCGAACGCGCCACCTCGGCCTTGCTCAAGCACGGCCGACTGGGTGAGGGCCACAGCGTCGACCCTGCCCAGTTGGACGAGCAGGCCCGTGCCGACATGAACGACCTGTCCGCCCCGCATGCCTATTGGCTGCCGCTGAAAAGCCGCAGCGGTGAAACCTTCGGCGGCCTGTGGCTGGCTCGTGACACCCCCTTCAGCGAAGCGGAGCAATCATTGCTCAGGCAGTTGGCCGATACCTACGCCCACGCCTGGCTGGCGCTGCAACCACACAAGCCCTGGCGCATGCGCTGGCCGCGCAAGAAGTTGCTGGCCGTCGCGGCGGCGCTCTCGCTCCTGCTACTGATCCCGGTACGCCAGTCGGTACTGGCACCTGCCGAAGTCGTCCCGCTGGGTGGCCGGGTGGTCGCCGCGCCGCTGGATGGCGTGATCGCCGAATTTCTGGTCAAGCCCAATCAAAGTGTCGCCGCCGGTGACCTGCTGGTGCGCTTCGAGGCCACCAGCCTCAAGGCCCAGGCCGATGTAGCCGAACGCGCCCTGGGCGTGGCCGAGGCCGAACTCAAGGCCAACAGCCAGCGCGCCTTCGCCGATGCCGAATCCAGCGCCCGCCTCGACCTGCTGGCCGCACGCGTCGAACAGAAGCGCGCCGAACGCGACTATGCCAGGCAACTGCTGGCGCGCAGCGAAGTACGCGCCGAGCGTTCAGGCATCGCCGTTTTCGCCGACGCCGAACGCCTGACCGGCAAGCCCGTGCAGACCGGCGAACGGCTGATGCAGATCGCCGACCCGAGCCAGGCCGAATTGCGTATCGAGCTGCCGGTGGGCGACGCCATCGCCCTGCAGCCTGGCGCCGAAGTAGCGCTGTTTCTCGACAGCGATCCACTCAATCGCCATGAGGCCCAGTTGGAGCGTTCCGCCTATGAAGCCCAGACCACCGCCGCCGGGCAATTGGCCTACCGCCTGGATGCGCGCTTCGTCGATACCCCACCGCGTGTAGGGCTGCGTGGCACCGCCAAGCTGTTCGGTGATCGTGCGCCGCTGGCCTATTACCTGCTGCGCCGGCCCCTGGCCGCGGCCCGCCAGAGCCTGGGTTTCTGA
- a CDS encoding transglutaminase family protein, giving the protein MSIHVALHHVTHYRYDRAVNLGPQVVRLRPAPHSRTRILSYALKVEPGQHFINWQQDPQGNYLARLVFPEKTREFKVEVDLVAEMAVFNPFDFFLEPYAERIPFAYTEGEQRELAPYLVKLPATPLFAKYLAGISREPVPSIDFLVELNQRLSADIRYLIRMEPGVQTPEQSLELAAGSCRDSAWLLVQLLRHLGLAARFVSGYLIQLTADVKALDGPSGTDKDFTDLHAWCEVYLPGAGWVGLDPTSGLFAGEGHIPLACSPEPSSAAPITGGLDECEVEFEHLMSVERVWEAPRVTKPYSEAQWQAIQALGRQIDDDLHKHDVRLTMGGEPTFVALDYPDDDEWNTAALGPNKRRLAADLFYRLRSHYAPKALVHFGQGKWYPGEQLPRWSLNCFWRRDGEPLWHDPKLLADEKRGYGATAETASRFLAALAAHLGVDGGNVFPAYEDWFYYLWRERKLPDNVTPDDPRLSDPLERERLRKVFDQGLDAVVGHVLPLARQVVGEGWQSGRWFLRDEHCRLLPGDSALGYRLPLDSLPWVSQADYPYVNPVDPSQALPPLPSPAQIQRQLRGVWRGASAGVQSARPASGQSAAGIVRTALCAEPREGRLYLFMPPLSHLEDYLELVAAIEAVAAELNCPVLLEGYEPPLDPRLQYFRVTPDPGVIEVNIHPASSWDELVERCEFLYEAARQSRLSSEKFMIDGRHTGTGGGNHFVLGGATPGDSPFLRRPDLLRSLISYWHNHPSLSYLFSGLFIGPTSQAPRVDEARNDALYELEIAFAQMPEPGRDCPPWLVDRLLRNLLVDVTGNTHRAEFCIDKLYSPDSASGRLGLLELRAFEMPPHAQMSLAQQLLLRALIARFWQEPYHPAKLVRWGAELHDRFLLPHFVEQDFADVLQELGSFGYRLRSEWFAPHLEFRFPKAGDFVVKGIDLELRQALEPWHVLGEEGAVGGTVRYVDSSLERMQVKVNGMAPDRYVLTCNGVPVPLRPTGKVGEFVAGVRFRAWQPASCLQPTIGVHAPLVFDLIDTWMQRSLGGCQYHVAHPGGRNYDSLPVNAYEAESRRLARFFRLGHSPGKRPVMQPIDNNELPMTLDLRRV; this is encoded by the coding sequence GTGTCGATTCATGTCGCGCTGCACCACGTCACCCACTACCGCTACGACCGTGCGGTGAATCTTGGGCCACAAGTCGTACGTTTGCGGCCGGCGCCGCACAGTCGCACACGCATCCTTTCCTATGCGCTGAAGGTCGAACCGGGCCAGCACTTCATCAACTGGCAGCAGGACCCGCAGGGCAACTACCTGGCGCGCCTGGTGTTTCCCGAGAAGACTCGCGAGTTCAAGGTCGAGGTGGACCTGGTCGCCGAGATGGCGGTGTTCAACCCCTTCGACTTCTTCCTCGAGCCCTATGCCGAGCGCATTCCCTTCGCCTACACCGAGGGCGAGCAGCGCGAGCTGGCGCCGTACCTAGTCAAGCTGCCGGCCACGCCGCTGTTCGCCAAGTACCTGGCCGGCATTTCCCGCGAGCCGGTGCCCAGCATCGATTTTCTGGTCGAGCTGAACCAGCGCCTGTCTGCGGACATCCGCTACCTGATTCGCATGGAGCCGGGCGTGCAGACGCCGGAACAGTCGCTCGAGCTGGCCGCCGGTTCGTGCCGCGATTCGGCCTGGCTGCTGGTGCAGCTGTTGCGTCACCTGGGCCTGGCGGCGCGCTTCGTCTCCGGCTACCTGATCCAGCTCACTGCCGACGTCAAAGCCCTCGACGGCCCATCCGGCACCGACAAGGACTTCACCGACCTGCATGCCTGGTGCGAGGTGTACCTGCCTGGCGCCGGCTGGGTCGGTCTCGACCCGACTTCAGGCCTGTTTGCTGGCGAAGGCCACATTCCACTGGCGTGCAGCCCGGAGCCATCCTCGGCGGCTCCGATCACCGGCGGGCTGGACGAGTGCGAGGTGGAATTCGAGCACCTGATGAGCGTCGAGCGCGTGTGGGAGGCGCCGCGCGTTACCAAGCCCTACAGCGAGGCGCAGTGGCAGGCGATCCAGGCGCTGGGCCGGCAGATCGACGATGACCTGCACAAGCATGACGTGCGCCTGACCATGGGTGGCGAGCCGACCTTCGTCGCTCTCGACTATCCCGATGACGACGAGTGGAACACCGCCGCGCTGGGGCCGAACAAGCGCCGCTTGGCCGCCGATCTGTTCTACCGCCTGCGCAGTCACTATGCGCCCAAGGCGCTGGTGCACTTCGGCCAGGGCAAGTGGTACCCCGGCGAGCAGTTGCCGCGCTGGTCGCTGAACTGCTTCTGGCGCCGCGATGGTGAGCCGCTGTGGCACGACCCCAAACTGCTGGCCGATGAGAAGCGCGGTTATGGCGCTACGGCAGAAACGGCCTCGCGCTTTCTCGCCGCCCTGGCGGCGCATCTGGGCGTAGATGGCGGCAACGTTTTCCCGGCCTATGAGGACTGGTTCTACTACCTGTGGCGCGAGCGCAAGCTGCCGGACAACGTCACCCCGGACGATCCACGTCTGAGCGACCCGCTGGAGCGCGAGCGTCTGCGCAAGGTGTTCGATCAGGGCCTCGATGCCGTGGTTGGTCACGTGCTGCCGCTGGCGCGTCAGGTGGTGGGCGAGGGCTGGCAGAGCGGGCGCTGGTTCCTGCGCGACGAACATTGCCGCCTGCTGCCCGGTGATTCGGCGCTGGGCTATCGCCTGCCGCTGGATTCGCTGCCCTGGGTCAGTCAGGCCGACTACCCCTACGTCAATCCGGTCGACCCCAGCCAGGCGCTGCCGCCGTTGCCCAGCCCGGCACAGATTCAGCGTCAGTTGCGTGGGGTCTGGCGTGGTGCCAGCGCGGGCGTGCAGAGCGCGCGTCCGGCCAGCGGGCAATCGGCTGCGGGCATCGTGCGCACCGCGCTGTGCGCCGAGCCGCGTGAGGGGCGCCTGTACCTGTTCATGCCGCCGCTGAGCCACCTCGAAGACTATCTGGAGCTGGTCGCCGCCATCGAGGCGGTGGCCGCCGAGCTCAATTGCCCGGTGCTGTTGGAAGGCTACGAGCCGCCGCTCGACCCACGTTTGCAGTATTTCCGCGTCACCCCCGACCCCGGCGTGATCGAGGTGAACATCCATCCGGCCTCCAGTTGGGACGAACTGGTCGAGCGTTGCGAATTTCTCTACGAGGCGGCGCGCCAATCGCGCCTGTCCAGCGAGAAGTTCATGATCGACGGGCGCCACACCGGCACCGGCGGCGGCAACCACTTCGTCCTCGGCGGCGCCACGCCGGGGGATTCGCCCTTCCTGCGTCGCCCCGACCTGCTGCGCAGCCTGATCAGCTACTGGCACAACCATCCGTCGCTGTCCTACCTGTTCAGCGGTCTGTTTATCGGCCCGACCTCGCAGGCGCCGCGAGTGGATGAGGCGCGCAATGATGCCTTGTATGAGTTGGAGATCGCCTTCGCGCAGATGCCCGAGCCGGGCCGCGACTGCCCGCCCTGGCTGGTCGACCGCCTGCTGCGCAACCTGCTGGTGGATGTCACCGGCAACACCCATCGCGCCGAATTCTGCATCGACAAGCTGTACTCGCCGGACTCGGCCAGCGGTCGCCTTGGCCTGCTCGAGCTGCGTGCCTTCGAAATGCCGCCGCACGCGCAGATGAGCCTGGCCCAGCAACTGCTGCTGCGCGCGCTGATCGCGCGTTTCTGGCAGGAGCCCTACCACCCGGCGAAGCTGGTGCGCTGGGGCGCCGAGTTGCATGACCGCTTCCTGCTGCCGCATTTCGTCGAGCAGGATTTCGCCGACGTGCTGCAGGAGCTGGGCAGCTTCGGTTATCGCCTGCGCAGCGAATGGTTCGCCCCGCATTTGGAGTTCCGTTTCCCCAAAGCCGGCGATTTCGTGGTCAAGGGCATCGACCTGGAGCTGCGCCAGGCGCTGGAGCCCTGGCACGTGCTGGGCGAGGAGGGCGCGGTCGGCGGCACCGTGCGTTACGTCGACTCGTCGCTGGAGCGCATGCAGGTGAAGGTGAACGGCATGGCGCCGGATCGCTACGTGCTGACCTGCAACGGCGTGCCGGTGCCGTTGCGACCGACCGGCAAGGTTGGCGAGTTCGTCGCTGGCGTGCGTTTCCGTGCCTGGCAGCCGGCCAGTTGCCTGCAACCGACCATCGGTGTGCATGCGCCGCTGGTGTTCGACCTCATCGACACCTGGATGCAGCGCTCGCTGGGCGGTTGCCAGTACCATGTGGCGCATCCGGGCGGTCGCAACTACGACAGCCTGCCGGTCAACGCCTACGAGGCCGAGAGCCGGCGCCTGGCACGCTTCTTCCGCCTGGGCCACAGCCCAGGCAAGCGCCCTGTCATGCAGCCGATAGACAATAATGAACTGCCGATGACCCTGGATCTGCGTCGCGTTTGA
- a CDS encoding circularly permuted type 2 ATP-grasp protein, translated as MHDLLADYPPPNGAYHELLDAKGNVRPHWRRLYEQLARSRPEHLAQREAMLARQIQENGVTYNVYADPDGADRPWELDLLPNLIPADEWQQIAAGVAQRATLLNRVLADLYGPQKLIAEGLLPTELVFGHNNFLWPCQGMQAPGGTWLHLYAVDLARAPDGRWWVTADRTQAPSGAGYALENRQIVSRAFPELYRDLRVQYLASFFRTLQDTLARQAPSGGETPLVVLLTPGRFNESYFEHLYLARQLGYPLVEGSDLTVRDATLYLKTLAGLRRVHAVLRRLDDDYCDPLELRTDSALGVPGLLEAVRRGRVLVANALGSGVLESPGLPGFLPAISEHLLGEELLLPSIASWWCGEPPVLDEALEKLDQLLVRPAFPSQSFTPVFGRDLDEAQRAKLAARLKQRPYAYVAQARAKLSQAPVWDGSGLQPRAIGMRVFAVASADGYRVMPGGLTRVAAEADAEVVSMQRGGASKDTWVLGTRQSGGEPWQTQRTLGTADLVRSDPFLPSRVVENLYWFGRYAERCEGNARLLRIMLARYVDDDDDPQALQSALALAQELGLLADPEEGELAERLLQALLGGDWPASLRSNLQRLQWAAGSVRGKLSQANWQALVELQREAQLLEGQPADFGELLDFLNRLLMSLAALSGFALDDMTRDDGWRFLMLGRYIERLQFLCDSFAGFLRSGSATDQSALEWLLELGNSSITYRTRYLASAQLIPVLDLLLLDEQNPHAVIFQMRTLLRSLEGLHERFELPAERYLAYLEEQLTAFSLASLENPLFGPGSTRAVLEGLADLLVAISEAAGAVSDHLGLRFFAHVDVSQRTQSS; from the coding sequence ATGCACGACCTGCTAGCCGATTACCCGCCGCCTAACGGCGCCTACCACGAACTGCTCGACGCCAAGGGCAACGTGCGCCCGCACTGGCGCCGGCTTTACGAGCAACTGGCACGCAGCCGCCCGGAGCACCTGGCGCAGCGCGAGGCCATGCTGGCGCGGCAGATCCAGGAAAACGGCGTTACCTACAACGTCTATGCCGACCCGGATGGCGCCGACCGTCCGTGGGAACTCGACCTGCTGCCCAACCTGATCCCCGCTGACGAGTGGCAGCAGATCGCCGCCGGCGTGGCGCAGCGTGCGACCCTGCTCAACCGCGTGCTGGCCGATCTCTACGGCCCGCAGAAGCTGATTGCCGAAGGCCTGCTGCCGACCGAGCTGGTGTTCGGCCATAACAACTTCCTCTGGCCCTGTCAGGGCATGCAGGCACCGGGCGGCACCTGGCTGCACCTGTATGCGGTGGATCTTGCCCGTGCGCCGGACGGCCGTTGGTGGGTCACGGCCGACCGCACCCAGGCACCCTCTGGTGCCGGTTATGCGCTGGAGAACCGGCAGATCGTCTCCCGCGCCTTCCCCGAGCTGTACCGCGATCTGCGCGTGCAGTATCTGGCCAGCTTCTTCCGTACCCTGCAGGACACCCTGGCACGCCAGGCGCCGAGCGGTGGCGAAACGCCGCTGGTGGTGCTGTTGACGCCGGGGCGCTTCAACGAAAGCTACTTCGAGCACCTGTACCTGGCGCGTCAGCTCGGCTATCCGCTGGTCGAAGGCAGCGACCTCACCGTGCGCGACGCCACCCTCTACCTCAAGACCCTGGCCGGCCTGCGCCGTGTGCATGCGGTGCTGCGCCGCCTCGATGACGACTACTGCGACCCGCTGGAGCTGCGAACCGATTCCGCCCTCGGCGTGCCCGGCCTGCTCGAAGCCGTGCGCCGTGGTCGCGTGCTGGTAGCCAATGCCCTGGGCAGCGGCGTGCTGGAGTCGCCCGGTCTGCCCGGTTTCTTGCCGGCGATCAGCGAGCACCTGTTGGGTGAGGAACTGCTATTGCCGTCCATTGCCAGTTGGTGGTGCGGCGAGCCGCCGGTGCTGGACGAGGCGCTGGAGAAACTCGACCAGTTGCTGGTGCGCCCGGCGTTCCCCTCGCAGAGCTTCACGCCGGTGTTCGGTCGTGACCTGGACGAGGCGCAGCGCGCCAAGCTGGCCGCGCGCCTCAAACAGAGACCCTACGCCTACGTGGCGCAGGCGCGGGCCAAGTTGTCGCAGGCGCCGGTGTGGGATGGCAGCGGTTTGCAGCCGCGGGCCATCGGCATGCGCGTGTTCGCCGTGGCCAGCGCCGATGGCTACCGGGTGATGCCGGGTGGCCTGACCCGCGTGGCCGCCGAGGCCGATGCCGAGGTGGTGTCGATGCAGCGTGGCGGGGCGAGCAAGGACACCTGGGTACTCGGCACGCGGCAGAGCGGTGGCGAGCCCTGGCAGACGCAACGCACCCTGGGCACTGCCGACCTGGTGCGCAGCGACCCCTTCCTGCCTTCACGCGTGGTGGAGAACCTGTACTGGTTCGGTCGTTACGCCGAGCGCTGCGAGGGCAATGCGCGCCTGCTGCGCATCATGCTGGCGCGCTACGTCGATGACGATGACGACCCGCAGGCGCTGCAGAGCGCGCTGGCATTGGCGCAGGAATTGGGCCTGCTGGCAGATCCCGAGGAGGGCGAGCTGGCCGAGCGTCTGCTGCAGGCGCTGCTCGGCGGCGACTGGCCGGCCAGCCTGCGCTCCAATCTGCAGCGCTTGCAGTGGGCCGCTGGCAGCGTGCGCGGCAAGCTGTCCCAGGCCAACTGGCAGGCGCTGGTGGAATTGCAGCGCGAGGCGCAGCTGCTTGAAGGCCAACCGGCCGACTTCGGTGAACTGCTGGATTTTCTCAACCGCCTGCTGATGTCGCTGGCGGCGCTGTCGGGCTTCGCCCTCGACGACATGACGCGAGACGACGGCTGGCGCTTTCTCATGCTCGGCCGCTATATCGAGCGTTTGCAGTTTCTCTGCGACAGCTTCGCCGGCTTCCTGCGCAGCGGCTCGGCCACCGACCAGTCGGCGCTGGAATGGCTGCTGGAACTGGGCAACAGCAGCATCACCTACCGCACCCGTTACCTGGCCTCGGCGCAGTTGATTCCGGTGCTCGACCTGCTGTTGCTCGATGAGCAGAACCCGCACGCCGTGATCTTCCAGATGCGCACCCTGCTGCGTTCGCTGGAAGGGCTTCACGAGCGCTTCGAGTTGCCCGCTGAGCGTTACCTGGCTTATCTGGAGGAGCAACTCACGGCCTTCAGCCTGGCCAGCCTGGAAAACCCGCTGTTTGGCCCCGGTAGTACCCGCGCGGTGCTCGAAGGCCTGGCCGATCTGCTGGTGGCCATCAGCGAGGCCGCCGGTGCGGTATCCGATCACCTCGGACTGCGTTTCTTCGCCCATGTCGATGTCAGCCAGCGGACGCAATCCTCATGA
- a CDS encoding aspartyl/asparaginyl beta-hydroxylase domain-containing protein, which yields MSLDALPRCSRLPLAPRLPALLEALGRIPDDAWQHHFNTGYYQGEWSGVALITPEDALLPLAPGQGAPVPTDWWQEEQAWHQVLALFQTSIRSARLLRLGAGARIHEHCDPDLGQPGGDLRLHMPLLSPPDVEFLVDSLQVPMQVGECWFIDLSRPHRVDNPGPGARVHLVLDCQPNAWLLQQVAAGLPDTPALQPGRAELAFAAFRKHVAQDTALAARLRTLGDARDFQAEAVRLAAALGLTFSEAEVKAAMRRGRQAWSEQWRA from the coding sequence ATGAGCCTGGACGCCTTACCACGCTGCTCCCGATTGCCACTGGCGCCTCGATTACCCGCACTGCTGGAGGCACTCGGGCGGATTCCTGACGACGCCTGGCAGCATCACTTCAATACGGGTTATTACCAGGGTGAGTGGAGCGGCGTCGCACTGATCACCCCGGAGGATGCCCTCCTGCCACTTGCCCCAGGGCAAGGTGCACCGGTGCCTACCGACTGGTGGCAGGAGGAACAGGCCTGGCACCAGGTGCTCGCGCTGTTCCAGACCAGCATCCGCAGCGCGCGGCTCCTGCGCCTGGGGGCCGGCGCTCGCATTCACGAACACTGTGACCCCGACCTCGGCCAGCCCGGTGGCGACCTGCGCCTGCATATGCCACTGCTCAGCCCCCCTGACGTGGAATTTCTCGTCGACAGCCTGCAAGTGCCCATGCAGGTGGGCGAATGCTGGTTCATCGACCTATCCAGGCCGCACAGGGTGGATAACCCGGGGCCCGGCGCGCGCGTGCATCTGGTGCTGGACTGCCAGCCCAACGCCTGGTTGCTGCAACAGGTAGCAGCCGGGCTGCCGGATACGCCTGCACTGCAGCCCGGGAGGGCAGAGCTGGCCTTTGCCGCCTTCCGCAAGCATGTGGCGCAGGACACAGCTCTGGCCGCACGCCTGCGCACCCTGGGCGACGCGCGTGACTTCCAGGCCGAGGCCGTGCGCCTCGCTGCGGCGTTGGGGCTGACCTTTTCCGAAGCCGAGGTAAAGGCTGCCATGCGCCGTGGCAGGCAAGCGTGGAGCGAACAATGGCGAGCGTGA